The window cccctctctttctctctctctctatcctTTATCTCCTTTCTATATCCTTCTATTGCATTTGCTGTGGGCACTCAATAAAAGGTGCATTTATTTGATTAATACTGAAATCCCCTTCATGTTattttttgcactctgagatcagttAAAAAACCATCATGACCCCCACTTGTATGAGAGGATTGTGACAGATGCCCATTGCCAAACTTGGTACTCTCCCTAAACAATTTCCTTAATGCAATGGTATCTCCCAGAAAAAAACgtgccagctctggctggccttggcctctggtggCACCCTCTCATCTgcccctgaaacactggggctctgttcCTTCATTCCTACGGAAAAGAACCGGATTTCATGTCCAAGGGCCATGGACAAAAATTAGCATTTGGCCTCCCAAATTCCATATATCCAAGGATTGCTCCCAGACAAAAATAGCCAGGAGAGACAGGTCAGGCTGGCCCTGTCCTCTGGTGATTTTCTTAGACACTGAgctgaatgttttcatttgaaagcaCCTTGGAGAGGGCCCAGAGATCTCCCAAGGAGGGGTTTTGAGGCCTCGGGCACATGAGCACTACATATGGacaaaggagctctgtgctctgtgctgttgtGGTGGTTTTGCATCACGGAAGTGATGTTCTAAGAGAAGCTGCTAGCAGTTTCATCTGTGTCTGACAAAAAAACCAATCAGTAATTAGCTTTGAGAATTGACAATCTGTTAAACCACTAAGGAAACTGAACACGCCTCTGTGAAGACACATGTTAAAGATGGGAAAGCCTGGGAGGGTCTCTTTCCCTTCTGGCTGGCACAGAGGTAACAAGGCTGACCCGGCCCCGTCTCAgccaggccgggccgggcggctcCTGCCGTGGGGCCGGGCCCCTTCCCAGGGACCCCGCCAGGCCCCATCGgctgccgggcagggcaggggaggctgcGGGGCtgaggccgggccgggccataGCTGCAGTTGGGAAcatctgggcactgctgagccctgccccgCCGCCAGCCCGGGCCCGGCCAGGATCCGCCgggccccaggagcagccccgggctgggccGGCTCGGCCAAGATTCTGCCACCCTTGGGGTTCAGCCGCAAGCcccgggcaggggcaggagaagCCATCGGCCCCCGgccgtgctgctgctgtgctctggcctggctgctgagatcctggccctgccccagcgcGGCCCAtcctgacacagccccagcacagccgcTGCAGAAACCTCCATCGTAAAACAGCTCCTACCGCAAGCACCGAGCCCGGCCGGGGTCACGGAACCATCTGCAGGCCCTGGGTGAGATATGAACTCTTTCAGTGCTTCCATCCTCCcttgagagagagaaaaggacagAGTGCAGGCACACAGAGGAGCAACATGAAGATACTGAGGTCAGTGAAGAGGAAGTTGAGTCCCAgatgggagggatgaggagatgCCTTGATCTTGGGGCAGAAATCCTCTTGTAAAGCTATGGAGAAGGATGTAATTGATACATCAGACTCTCTTTTTCCCTACAAAGCATTGAAAAGTATGGGGAGATGACTTGTTCAGCAAAGGCCTCCATGCAAAATAAGCAAATGTGGAAGTAGCTGTGATCCCATGAGAAGTTTGAacgcagaaaaagaaaagagtgaTGAAACTCTGTGCCCTCAGGGAGAGAAGAAGACCTCTCTTCTCAGAGATGAAGATGGTTTCAGAAATAGATAAGGAGAACATTTACTCTTAAACAGCTCATCTTTAAACTAATACCCCATAAGGTGACATGGCCCATAAACACAGCTGTAAAAGAGCTGTGAAAAACTGGGAGGAACACCACAATTGCAGATTTTTCCGGGCAGCTGCTATTCATGGAAATTGAGAGCCAcaagagaactgttttcttATGGAGAAGTCTTCCTTAGCATGaaagaaagactcctctccctaAGTGAGCTGAAGAAAGACTATTCTAGACGTGGTAAACTGACTGAAATTTCTAGATTTTGTCTCTTTACATTGTtagtaagaaagaaaaggttgtagGGAGAGGAGAAGTGCTTTGAAAGTTTTGTTCttattactctttcttttagtttcaattaataaattttctttatacccttttaaagttttgagcctgttttgcctttctcctaatcctatctcacagcaggaaatgagtAATTATATTCTAGTGAGTGCACTGGTAATCAACCAACTCTGAACACACCACAATAACTGAGGCGTTCTGCAAGAAATTTCAAATTGgtgaaccaaaaccactacagaaacatttctgaTGAACTGCACTCAAGCAGAGGGAAATCAAGGCAGAGCCAGGTTTGTCAGGATTTGCTTGATCCTAATGAGCCTCACTGTGCATTTGGAGCTGAGCCTGGAACCTCAGGGCCTGAGACAAGATTGCACAAACCTTGCCAGGAGTCAAAGTCAGACGAAAAACCCCAAAGTGTCTCAAAGCATGAATGGGTCCCTCTGAGGTCCATCCCCAACACGGGCTCCTCATGGACTCCTTGGACAACAGACTGGAGGCCAGGATGGCACAAAAAATTTCTCAGAGATTcagagtggaaaagaaaatccaaactaCCTTAAAAAATTTGAGTATCTGAAAGCATTAATGAGCCCCACTGAGTGTCAGTACAAAGCTCTCCAGGGACTCGTTAAAGCAGATAATTGGGGCCATGATTGCACAAACCTCTCACAGAGTCTGGATCAAAAGGGAAACACCAAGTACCTTCAAATAACTGAAGTACCCTGAAGTATTAATGAGCCCCACTGAGTGTTGTTACTGACAAAGCCTCTCCAGGGACTAATTACAGCAGATAATTGGAGGCCAGGATTGCACAAACCTCTCAGAGACTCCAAGGCAAAAGGCAAACCCAAAGTCCTTTGAAAAAActgcagtccctgcagggagcatgAAGGAGTCCCCAGGGCCATTGCTGAGCAAGGCCCCCCCGGGACTCCTTGCAGCAGATCCTTGAggccactgggatgtgggctagggggggatgctgagggcagcacaaggggctgacagtgcccagcctggctggggctgtgccaggaggcccCAGGGCCTCAGGACaaggtgtctcctcccagcccttgctggcacagaccctgctgtgccccagggcaccAAGACTTGGCTTCTCTTTGTCCCcacctgtcatcactgcctgcagttctctgctctgcctggggcctggggacacttgcTCAGTCGTGTCCCTCAGTGGGACCCATTAAAAGTCCAAGAAAGTTTGGAGTTGGATTCTGCCTTGGAGTTCTGGAGAGGTTTCTTCAGCTCCCTCTCAGGGACTGATGTTCAGGGCCTGAGCACAAAGCCCCAGAGGGGCTCATtcaagtccttgtgctgtgtctgtgctgctgagctgggctgggctcctggcccagaggcagctcctggtcacCAAGAAGAGCTTCAAAAGCACATTTCTCCTGATGAGCAGCtcttctgccagcccagcagggctggggcactgcctgcagccagcccgggcacagcacagaggcacagagagcttcaatcagtcagggctgggaaggggctgagaagtgcctggggcacaatcactgccagcccttggcacaggaacctctggctgcaggacagtgcagctgcagctcctggagccatctcctgcagctggaacatgccaatgcctgcagagcctgtgagTACATTCTCTGATTGTCTcttgtgcagagcagccaggggtgcccagggctgtcctgcagagcagggtcctgcagcccagggcgctgtgctggggcagggactctgctgcctgccagggacagctctcagccagccctggcagctgctcccagcgaTGGGGGACAAGATCTGGGTGGCAGGAGACAGCTGATGAAGCTTGGGAGTGTTCTCCTTGTGTGGGGAGGATGCTGCATTGTTCAGGACTGATCCCAGGATGGCATTGAACTGCAGAACATTTCCAAGTAAGTTATACAGGGACCACAGCAATGCAGGGACTGGATGAAGGGGGAAATCATgctttttaaatctatttttctggGTTGTCTTGATAGGAAATTGCACATAGATATTTATCTCTCAgttcaggtttaaaaaaaaacaatcctCTCAGATGTTTATGAACCAGGCAGTTACAGAAATCAGCACAGAGCCCCTTAGAGGCAGCatcagtgctgcttttccagactCCTCAGGGTTGCTCTTGTTAGTGTTCAAAatcacataatcacataagcaATTATATGTGgtgctttttattcaagagctctgggaattggggtagtttccacccaaatctgattctgaCCATACATTCGAGGTGAAGGTGTTTTATACAGTATCATTActtaactttcatgttaattattaaacttatattcatctattgtatacacagatttcagctaaacatagctccctttaaatttccaacatagtttccCATAATTCTTCCTttggttatataataattatatttaattactaaacaattatcacatctaacaattatatctgTTATCATGCTGCTTacacaggtgcagtgatctgagaaaacacaaagcctagtattttcaaagactatttttaacattttccagggctccactatcactCTGATGTTGccctcagagcctgcagagccagagctgcccctgggcagtgcctgagctgggagggctctgcagggcagagctgagcccccagggctgggctgggctctggcagccctggcagggcccagccctgggcacagggaagcagctgctggcagggacagctccaggcagcagagccctgggcaggcagtgggGGGAAAGtgcccccaggctgtgctgggatatTTCAAGTCCTCTCCAAAGCCAACTATTCCATGATTACTTTTCTTACAGATGCCCATGCCAAGGCACCAcaaatgtccaacagcagctccatcaggcacttcctcctgctggcattggcagacacgcggcagctgcagctcctgcacttctgcctcttgctgggcatctccctggctgccctcctgggcaacggcctcatcatcagcgccgtagcctgcggccaccacctgcacacgcccatgttcttcttcctgctcaacctggccctcgctgacctgggctccatctgcaccactgtccccaaagccatgcacaattccctctggcACACCAGCAACATCTCCTACACTGgatgtgctgctcagctctttttctttgttttctgtgctctAACAGAGTTTTATCTGctgaccatcatgtgctacgaccgctacgtgtccatctgcaaccccctgcactacgggaccctcctgggcagcagagcttgtgcccacatggcagcagctgcctgggccagtgcctttctcaatGCTCTCATGCACAcagccaatacattttccctgcccctgtgccatggcaatgccctgggccagttcttctgtgaaatgccacagatcctcaagctctcctgctcaaAATCCCAACTCAGGGAACTTGGGCTTCTTGTAGTTACTGCTAATTTATCATTTGGTTGTTTTCTGTTCAttgttttctcctatgtgcagattttcagggccgtgctgaggatcccctctgagcagggacggcacaaagccttttccacctgtctccctcacctggctgtggtcACCCTATTTATTAGCACTGCCTCATTTGCCTATCTGAAGCCCcgctccatgtccttcccatccctggatctggcCCTGTCAGTTCTATACTcggtggtgcctccagccctgaaccccctcatctacagcctgaggaaccaggagctcaaggctgcagtgtggagaCTGATGACTGGATGGTTTCAGAAACATTAAACTGCTGGCCAATTTCTGCAAATCACTTGTAATAAAAGTCACCTTTGATAGTACATGTTGGCTTCATTTTGGaggttctttatttttattttaggtttcTAATCTTTTCTACAAATAAATGTCATTGTGCCATTGgtcattttgtttctctccacCTTCCCTGTGGCCACACACTGTGTCAATGAGGGGCTGTGCTCTTGGTGGTTTTAAAAGAACTAAAGGATGTGCCAGCAgagttttctgcagagatgcccttttgttgccttctctggagcagcagcagcagcacttggtgttgccagtgctgctgccatggccctgccccgctgccctggtggccctggtgttgctgcagggcctgagtgctctcggggccgggcacagccctgggggtggcagtgccggggctgcagcagggacaggccatgggcactgctggggcagcgctgacacctcaggccaggccctgggggctccaggctccttgcccaggctctctcAAGAACACGGCCAGGTAAAGGCTCTACACAGAAACCCccgtgagcagccccaggctggccgtgggcaggctgggggcaaacagcatggctggggctctgcaagggccctggggcagacaggaaggagcagcagagcaggggctgatccatgcccagtgcgctgcacagcccagggcagcgtcccagagcatcctcatgcagctgccaacaacatcccgcctctgcagccctggcctctcccccagctcacacaggtgccccatccttgcaggcacagacacggcagcactgcctcagcagcccctgtttgcattgcacacagcagggcgagcacccccatgctgttgctgtggggacatgaacctgagggagcacaaatgccatcagcccctggggccagcaagggctaggggacagcagggaaaccactcagctttgtcctggcctctgcagtcagccagaaagtttgttcccatcagctgggagtttcctgtgccactgcagacgctgttgctcagagccagggctgcctggcagccacccccaaacttccctgagcatttccttggcttctcctttgctttctttactCTTCCCTTGGAcaaatttcttcctcttgcccccccccccccccccccccgccctgttccctcccctgcaaacagcccatccctgtttgccctttcctctctggcccCACTCCCCATTGCAGTTCCTGACTCGGCCCCATGGGAAcgtcccttgggcagcaggatcatcctacaagtgctgcaggaattgtctgcaggctcctgcagtgcctgctgctgctcccttgccagaggcaccccaggcctggggggcacatctgggctgctgtgtctgcctctggggctccctgttctgggcaatgaggaggagctgcagaggctctgcaggactgacagaatgggctttggggctgccaggagaagctgagggacctgggctgctggagctgctgaagaggaggcccagggctcatcctgcagctgctccaagggTGGTTtgagagaatcacagaatcaacaaggctggaaaagggcttggagatcatcaagtccaacctgtgccctgaCATCACCTTGTCTCCCCTGAggctcctcttctccaggataaacaaccccagctccctcagctgctcctcacagctcttgtgctccaaacccctccccagccttgttgcccttctctggacacactccagcccctccatgtccttcctaaatTGGGGGGCCCAAAACTGGATACAGCACTCGAGGTGCTGCCCAAATAGTGCTGAGCCCAGGGGAagaatcactgccctggtcctgctggccacccCATTCCTTATCCATAGGAGTGCCAGGGGTTTGATGAGGGaaatggtggggagggggttGGGGACAAATTTTCGTGTATTATCAGCCATGAAGGGTTTTGATCTTTATATCTCTTTAGAGTGCATTAGAAGGTACTGGGGGACAATATCAGTTGGACATTGCTGATACCAAGCTATAAACAGGAAAAGAATACAGGACAAAACTGttctctctgctttgttttcaatACAATGTATTCACATTAAATAAACTACTGAAATCCCTTTAATTAACCAGAGAGGAATAGAACATTTAAATGATTCCCAGGGGCTTTTCTTGGTCAGGTGTTTTGAACACATGTGTATGAGACTTTTTCAGTGAATTCCTGAACTGAAGAGCTCAAGACAGAAGAGGCCTCTGGAGTTATAAAATTCATCAGCAACCCCCAAGTGGCTGAGGATCCATGCCCATCAGAGCAGCAATGaacagaaatgggcacagctttgtggctgctgtcccagctttGGCATAGgccctgggcctggagcaggagcagctcttgaggGCCCCAAGGCcggggctctggtgctgccctgggcagatgggatggcagcaggggctgcagagctctcagcaccTCAGGccgaggggagcagggcagccagggagcctcCTTTGGCGTTGGTCAAGCACCTTCCCCCATGGCTGGGGCTGAGTCCtgcggcagctgcagctgctgctgtgcccttggcaggggctgaggccgtggggccagtgcccagagcagcctggcctgagcagagctgtggggccagagccggccgggctgggctgggctcagagaggcccttggtgctgcccagagctcagggcagctggcagagcttgcagggagctgggctgggctcagagagccTGGCCCAGAAATCATCAGTGtccatctcagcctggctgagcgtGCAGGGGCAGGACTCAGGCCAAGCCTTgtggggcagggccagcacctGTGCAAGGCATTTCAAACAGGCAAGTGGCCCAGAgaggaggctgctctgtgcccttggtggcagggacagagcagggagggggccCAGGACATTTGTCAGCGCCAGCCTCTTTGCCCATGCgttggcagccctggctgctgagcccagctttgGCCTGGGCTGAGTTTGGCTGtggcccagctccatcctcctgtGGGGCTCAGGGCCTGTTCC is drawn from Molothrus aeneus isolate 106 unplaced genomic scaffold, BPBGC_Maene_1.0 scaffold_19a, whole genome shotgun sequence and contains these coding sequences:
- the LOC136569715 gene encoding olfactory receptor 14A16-like; this translates as MSNSSSIRHFLLLALADTRQLQLLHFCLLLGISLAALLGNGLIISAVACGHHLHTPMFFFLLNLALADLGSICTTVPKAMHNSLWHTSNISYTGCAAQLFFFVFCALTEFYLLTIMCYDRYVSICNPLHYGTLLGSRACAHMAAAAWASAFLNALMHTANTFSLPLCHGNALGQFFCEMPQILKLSCSKSQLRELGLLVVTANLSFGCFLFIVFSYVQIFRAVLRIPSEQGRHKAFSTCLPHLAVVTLFISTASFAYLKPRSMSFPSLDLALSVLYSVVPPALNPLIYSLRNQELKAAVWRLMTGWFQKH